In Cervus elaphus chromosome 7, mCerEla1.1, whole genome shotgun sequence, the following proteins share a genomic window:
- the EHMT2 gene encoding histone-lysine N-methyltransferase EHMT2 isoform X2: MLRGCNGAGGPERDLQQSGGPAPGADEGTRGWEVGGVGTEARVQPPAAPEWAAGAGAPGARARGTRGRPPGWGAAGAGGVGARGPRGLGDKGGAARAAGRRGRGRGAEAPPPPPPLFSAPEMRGLPRGRGLMRARGRGRAAPPGSRGRGRGGAHRGRGRPRSLLSLPRAQASWAPQLPTGLTSPPIPCVPSQGEAPAEMGALVLEKEPRGATERVHGSLGDTPRSEETLPKASPDSLETAGPSSPASVTVTVGDEGADTPVGATPLIGDEPENLEGDGDLHGGRILLGHATKSFPSSPSKGGACPSRAKMSMTGAGKSPPSVQSLAMRLLSMPGAQGAPAAGPEPPPATASPEGQPKVHRARKTMSKPGNGQPPVPEKRPPEVQHFRMSDDVHSLGKVTSDVAKRRKLNSGGGLSEELASTRTSGEVTLEKGDPGSLEEWETVVGDDFSLYYDSYSVDERVDSDSKSEVEALAEQLSEEEEEEEEEEEEEEEEEEEEEEEEEDEESGNQSDRSGSSGRRKAKKKWRKDSPWVKPSRKRRKREPPRAKEPRGVSNDTSSLETERGFEELPLCSCRMEAPKIDRISERAGHKCMATESVDGELSGCNAAILKRETMRPSSRVALMVLCETHRARMVKHHCCPGCGYFCTAGTFLECHPDFRVAHRFHKACVSQLNGMVFCPHCGEDASEAQEVTIPRGDGVTPPAGTAAPAPPPLAQDAPGRADTSQPSARMRGQGEPRRPPCDPLADTIDSSGPSLTLPNGGCLSAVGLPPGPGREALEKALVIQESERRKKLRFHPRQLYLSVKQGELQKVILMLLDNLDPNFQSDQQSKRTPLHAAAQKGSVEICHVLLQAGANINAVDKQQRTPLMEAVVNNHLDVARYMVQRGGCVYSKEEDGSTCLHHAAKIGNLEMVSLLLSTGQVDVNAQDSGGWTPIIWAAEHKHIEVIRMLLTRGADVTLTDNEENICLHWASFTGSAAIAEVLLNARCDLHAVNYHGDTPLHIAARESYHDCVLLFLSRGANPELRNKEGDTAWDLTPERSDVWFALQLNRKLRLGVGNRAIRTEKIICRDVARGYENVPIPCVNGVDGEPCPEDYKYISENCETSTMNIDRNITHLQHCTCVDDCSSSNCLCGQLSIRCWYDKDGRLLQEFNKIEPPLIFECNQACSCWRNCKNRVVQSGIKVRLQLYRTAKMGWGVRALQTIPQGTFICEYVGELISDAEADVREDDSYLFDLDNKDGEVYCIDARYYGNISRFINHLCDPNIIPVRVFMLHQDLRFPRIAFFSSRDIRAGEELGFDYGDRFWDIKSKYFTCQCGSEKCKHSAEAIALEQSRLARLDPHPELLPELSSLPPVNP; the protein is encoded by the exons ATGCTCCGGGGGTGCAACGGGGCCGGGGGGCCCGAGCGAGACTTGCAGCAATCCGGAGGGCCAGCACCGGGGGCGGATGAGGGGAccagggggtgggaggtggggggagtgggcACGGAGGCGCGCGTGCAGCCGCCGGCTGCCCCCGAGTGGGCGGCGGGCGCCGGGGCCCCAGGAGCACGCGCGAGGGGCACGAGGGGCCGTCCACCGGGCTGGGGGGCAGCGGGCGCTGGAGGGGTTGGTGCCCGGGGTCCCCGCGGCCTGGGGGACAAAGGGGGAGCGGCGCGTGCAGccgggaggagggggcggggccggggcgcagaggccccgccccctccccctcctctcttctcGGCCCCTGAGATGCGGGGTCTGCCTAGAGGGAGGGGGCTGATGCGGGCCCGGGGGAGGGGTCGTGCGGCCCCTCCGGGCAGCCGAGGCCGCGGAAGGGGGGGGGCCCATAGAGGAAGAGGTAGGCCCCGGAGCCTGCTCTCTCTACCCAGGGCCCAGGCGTCCTGGGCCCCCCAACTTCCTACCGGACTGACCAGCCCTCCTATCCCTTGTGTCCCCTCCCAGGGGGAGGCCCCCGCTGAGATGGGGGcgctggtgctggagaaggagcCCAGAGGAGCCACCGAGAGAG TTCATGGCTCTTTGGGGGACACCCCTCGTAGTGAGGAGACCCTGCCCAAGGCCAGCCCCGACTCCCTGGAGACTGCTGGCCCCTCATCCCCAGCCTCTGTCACGGTCACTGTCGGCGATGAGGGGGCTGACACCCCTGTAGGGGCCACACCACTCATTGGGGATGAACCCGAGAATCTCGAGGGAGATGGGGACCTCCATGGGGGTCGTATCCTGCTGG GCCATGCCACAAAGTCGTTCCCGTCTTCCCCCAGCAAAGGGGGTGCCTGTCCCAGCCGAGCCAAGATGTCAATGACAGGGGCCGGAAAATCACCCCCATCAGTTCAGAGTTTGGCTATGAGGCTGCTGAGTATGCCGGGCGCCCAGGGGGCGCCAGCAGCAGGGCCTGAACCCCCTCCGGCCACAGCCAGCCCAGAGGGGCAGCCCAAGGTTCATCGAGCCAGGAAAACCATGTCCAAACCAGGAAATGGACAG cccccagtcccTGAGAAGCGGCCCCCTGAAGTGCAGCATTTCCGCATGAGTGATGACGTGCACTCGCTGGGGAAGGTGACCTCAG ATGTGGCCAAAAGGAGGAAGCTGAACTCAGGAGGTGGCTTG TCAGAGGAGTTGGCTTCTACACGGACTTCAGGAGAAGtgaccctggagaagggggaCCCTGGGTCCCTGGAGGAGTGGGAAACGGTGGTGGGGGATGACTTCAGCCTCTACTATGATTCCTATTCTGTGGATGAGCGGGTGGACTCTGACAGCAAG TCTGAGGTCGAAGCTCTGGCTGAACAACTgagtgaggaagaggaagaagaggaggaggaagaggaggaagaagaagaggaggaggaggaggaagaagaagaagaggaagatgaagagTCCGGCAATCAGTCTGACAGG agTGGTTCCAGCGGCCGCCGCAAAGCCAAGAAGAAATGGCGGAAGGACAGCCCATGGGTGAAGCCATCACGGAAACGGCGGAAACGAGAGCCTCCGAGGGCCAAGGAGCCACGAG gggtgtCCAATGATACATCTTCGCTGGAGACAGAGCGCGGGTTTGAGGAGCTGCCCCTCTGCAGCTGCCGCATGGAGGCCCCCAAGATAGACCGCATCAGCGAGAGAGCGGGGCACAAGTGCATGGCCACGGAGAGTGTGGATGGAGAG CTGTCCGGCTGCAATGCTGCCATCCTCAAGCGGGAGACCATGAGACCGTCCAGCCGTGTGGCCCTGATGGTGCTCTGTGAGACCCACCGCGCGCGCATGGTCAAACATCACTGCTGCCCTGGCTGTGGCTACTTCTGCACGGCG GGCACCTTCCTGGAGTGTCACCCCGACTTCCGTGTGGCCCACCGCTTCCACAAGGCCTGTGTGTCCCAGCTGAACGGAATGGTCTTCTGTCCTCACTGTGGGGAGGATGCATCTGAGGCCCAGGAGGTGACCATCCCTCGGGGGGATGGGGTGACCCCACCGGCTGGCACtgcagcccccgcccccccacccctggcccaggATGCCCCCGGGAGAGCGGACACTTCCCAGCCCAG TGCCCGGATGCGTGGGCAGGGGGAGCCTCGGCGTCCGCCCTGCGACCCTCTGGCCGACACCATCGACAGCTCGGGGCCCTCCCTAACCCTGCCCAACGGGGGCTGCCTCTCAGCTGTAGGGCTGCCACCAGGGCCAGGCCGGGAGGCCCTGGAGAAGGCCCTGGTCATCCAGGAGTCGGAGAG GCGGAAGAAGCTCCGGTTCCACCCCCGGCAGTTGTACCTGTCCGTAAAGCAAGGGGAGCTGCAGAAGGTGATCCTGATGCTGT TGGACAACCTGGACCCCAACTTCCAGAGTGACCAGCAGAGCAAGCGCACACCCCTGCACGCGGCTGCCCAGAAGGGCTCTGTGGAGATCTGCCATGTGTTGCTGCAG GCTGGAGCCAACATCAATGCCGTGGACAAGCAGCAGCGGACGCCACTGATGGAGGCCGTGGTGAACAACCACCTGGACGTGGCTCGCTACATGGTGCAGCGCGGGGGCTGTGTCTACAGCAAG GAGGAAGACGGCTCCACCTGCCTCCACCACGCAGCCAAAATTGGGAACCTGGAGATGGTCAGCCTGCTGCTGAGCACGGGACAGGTGGACGTCAATGCCCAG gacAGCGGCGGGTGGACCCCCATCATCTGGGCTGCAGAGCACAAGCACATAGAAGTGATCCGCATGCTTCTGACACGGGGCGCGGATGTCACTCTCACCGACAAC GAGGAGAACATCTGCCTGCACTGGGCGTCCTTCACCGGCAGCGCCGCCATCGCCGAGGTCCTCCTGAACGCCCGCTGCGACCTCCACGCTGTCAACTACCATGGGGACACGCCCCTGCACATTGCGGCCCGGGAGAGCTACCACGACTGCGTGCT GTTGTTCTTGTCACGCGGGGCGAACCCTGAGCTGCGGAACAAGGAGGGGGACACGGCGTGGGACCTGACACCCGAGCGTTCCGACGTGTGGTTTGCCCTCCAGCTCAACCGCAAGCTCCGGCTCGGGGTGGGGAATCGGGCCATCCGCACAGAGAAGATCATCTGCCG GGATGTGGCTCGGGGCTATGAGAATGTCCCCATCCCCTGTGTCAACGGTGTGGACGGGGAGCCCTGCCCCGAGGATTACAAGTACATCTCGGAGAACTGCGAGACGTCCACCATGAACATTGACCGCAACATCACCCACCTGCAG CACTGCACGTGTGTGGATGACTGTTCCAGCTCCAACTGCCTGTGTGGCCAGCTCAGCATCCGCTGTTGGTATGACAAG GATGGGCGGCTACTCCAGGAATTTAATAAGATCGAGCCCCCACTGATTTTTGAGTGTAACCAGGCATGCTCCTGCTGGAGAAACTGTAAGAACCGAGTTGTGCAGAGCGGCATCAA ggTGCGACTGCAACTCTACCGAACAGCCAAGATGGGCTGGGGCGTCCGTGCCCTGCAGACCATTCCCCAGGGTACCTTCATTTGCGA GTATGTCGGAGAACTGATCTCTGATGCCGAGGCTGATGTGAGAGAGGACGATTCTTATCTCTTCGACTTAGACAACAAG GATGGAGAGGTGTACTGCATCGATGCCCGTTACTACGGCAACATCAGCCGCTTCATCAACCACTTGTGTGACCCCAACATCATCCCCGTCCGGGTCTTCATGCTGCACCAAGACCTGAGATTTCCACGCATCGCCTTCTTCAGTTCCCGAGATATCCGGGCCGGGGAGGAGCTGGG GTTTGACTATGGTGACCGCTTCTGGGACATCAAAAGCAAGTACTTCACCTGCCAGTGTGGCTCTGAGAAGTGCAAGCACTCGGCTGAAGCCATTGCCCTGGAGCAGAGCCGCCTGGCCCGCCTGGACCCACACCCCGAGCTGCTGCCTGAGCTCAGCTCCCTGCCCCCTGTCAACCCGTGA
- the EHMT2 gene encoding histone-lysine N-methyltransferase EHMT2 isoform X1, which translates to MLRGCNGAGGPERDLQQSGGPAPGADEGTRGWEVGGVGTEARVQPPAAPEWAAGAGAPGARARGTRGRPPGWGAAGAGGVGARGPRGLGDKGGAARAAGRRGRGRGAEAPPPPPPLFSAPEMRGLPRGRGLMRARGRGRAAPPGSRGRGRGGAHRGRGRPRSLLSLPRAQASWAPQLPTGLTSPPIPCVPSQGEAPAEMGALVLEKEPRGATERVHGSLGDTPRSEETLPKASPDSLETAGPSSPASVTVTVGDEGADTPVGATPLIGDEPENLEGDGDLHGGRILLGHATKSFPSSPSKGGACPSRAKMSMTGAGKSPPSVQSLAMRLLSMPGAQGAPAAGPEPPPATASPEGQPKVHRARKTMSKPGNGQPPVPEKRPPEVQHFRMSDDVHSLGKVTSDVAKRRKLNSGGGLSEELASTRTSGEVTLEKGDPGSLEEWETVVGDDFSLYYDSYSVDERVDSDSKSEVEALAEQLSEEEEEEEEEEEEEEEEEEEEEEEEEDEESGNQSDRSGSSGRRKAKKKWRKDSPWVKPSRKRRKREPPRAKEPRGVNGVGSSGPSEYMEVPLGSLELPSEGTLSPNHAGVSNDTSSLETERGFEELPLCSCRMEAPKIDRISERAGHKCMATESVDGELSGCNAAILKRETMRPSSRVALMVLCETHRARMVKHHCCPGCGYFCTAGTFLECHPDFRVAHRFHKACVSQLNGMVFCPHCGEDASEAQEVTIPRGDGVTPPAGTAAPAPPPLAQDAPGRADTSQPSARMRGQGEPRRPPCDPLADTIDSSGPSLTLPNGGCLSAVGLPPGPGREALEKALVIQESERRKKLRFHPRQLYLSVKQGELQKVILMLLDNLDPNFQSDQQSKRTPLHAAAQKGSVEICHVLLQAGANINAVDKQQRTPLMEAVVNNHLDVARYMVQRGGCVYSKEEDGSTCLHHAAKIGNLEMVSLLLSTGQVDVNAQDSGGWTPIIWAAEHKHIEVIRMLLTRGADVTLTDNEENICLHWASFTGSAAIAEVLLNARCDLHAVNYHGDTPLHIAARESYHDCVLLFLSRGANPELRNKEGDTAWDLTPERSDVWFALQLNRKLRLGVGNRAIRTEKIICRDVARGYENVPIPCVNGVDGEPCPEDYKYISENCETSTMNIDRNITHLQHCTCVDDCSSSNCLCGQLSIRCWYDKDGRLLQEFNKIEPPLIFECNQACSCWRNCKNRVVQSGIKVRLQLYRTAKMGWGVRALQTIPQGTFICEYVGELISDAEADVREDDSYLFDLDNKDGEVYCIDARYYGNISRFINHLCDPNIIPVRVFMLHQDLRFPRIAFFSSRDIRAGEELGFDYGDRFWDIKSKYFTCQCGSEKCKHSAEAIALEQSRLARLDPHPELLPELSSLPPVNP; encoded by the exons ATGCTCCGGGGGTGCAACGGGGCCGGGGGGCCCGAGCGAGACTTGCAGCAATCCGGAGGGCCAGCACCGGGGGCGGATGAGGGGAccagggggtgggaggtggggggagtgggcACGGAGGCGCGCGTGCAGCCGCCGGCTGCCCCCGAGTGGGCGGCGGGCGCCGGGGCCCCAGGAGCACGCGCGAGGGGCACGAGGGGCCGTCCACCGGGCTGGGGGGCAGCGGGCGCTGGAGGGGTTGGTGCCCGGGGTCCCCGCGGCCTGGGGGACAAAGGGGGAGCGGCGCGTGCAGccgggaggagggggcggggccggggcgcagaggccccgccccctccccctcctctcttctcGGCCCCTGAGATGCGGGGTCTGCCTAGAGGGAGGGGGCTGATGCGGGCCCGGGGGAGGGGTCGTGCGGCCCCTCCGGGCAGCCGAGGCCGCGGAAGGGGGGGGGCCCATAGAGGAAGAGGTAGGCCCCGGAGCCTGCTCTCTCTACCCAGGGCCCAGGCGTCCTGGGCCCCCCAACTTCCTACCGGACTGACCAGCCCTCCTATCCCTTGTGTCCCCTCCCAGGGGGAGGCCCCCGCTGAGATGGGGGcgctggtgctggagaaggagcCCAGAGGAGCCACCGAGAGAG TTCATGGCTCTTTGGGGGACACCCCTCGTAGTGAGGAGACCCTGCCCAAGGCCAGCCCCGACTCCCTGGAGACTGCTGGCCCCTCATCCCCAGCCTCTGTCACGGTCACTGTCGGCGATGAGGGGGCTGACACCCCTGTAGGGGCCACACCACTCATTGGGGATGAACCCGAGAATCTCGAGGGAGATGGGGACCTCCATGGGGGTCGTATCCTGCTGG GCCATGCCACAAAGTCGTTCCCGTCTTCCCCCAGCAAAGGGGGTGCCTGTCCCAGCCGAGCCAAGATGTCAATGACAGGGGCCGGAAAATCACCCCCATCAGTTCAGAGTTTGGCTATGAGGCTGCTGAGTATGCCGGGCGCCCAGGGGGCGCCAGCAGCAGGGCCTGAACCCCCTCCGGCCACAGCCAGCCCAGAGGGGCAGCCCAAGGTTCATCGAGCCAGGAAAACCATGTCCAAACCAGGAAATGGACAG cccccagtcccTGAGAAGCGGCCCCCTGAAGTGCAGCATTTCCGCATGAGTGATGACGTGCACTCGCTGGGGAAGGTGACCTCAG ATGTGGCCAAAAGGAGGAAGCTGAACTCAGGAGGTGGCTTG TCAGAGGAGTTGGCTTCTACACGGACTTCAGGAGAAGtgaccctggagaagggggaCCCTGGGTCCCTGGAGGAGTGGGAAACGGTGGTGGGGGATGACTTCAGCCTCTACTATGATTCCTATTCTGTGGATGAGCGGGTGGACTCTGACAGCAAG TCTGAGGTCGAAGCTCTGGCTGAACAACTgagtgaggaagaggaagaagaggaggaggaagaggaggaagaagaagaggaggaggaggaggaagaagaagaagaggaagatgaagagTCCGGCAATCAGTCTGACAGG agTGGTTCCAGCGGCCGCCGCAAAGCCAAGAAGAAATGGCGGAAGGACAGCCCATGGGTGAAGCCATCACGGAAACGGCGGAAACGAGAGCCTCCGAGGGCCAAGGAGCCACGAG GAGTGAATGGTGTGGGCTCCTCAGGCCCCAGTGAGTACATGGAGGTCCCTCTGGGGTCCCTGGAGCTGCCCAGCGAGGGGACCCTCTCTCCCAACCACGCTG gggtgtCCAATGATACATCTTCGCTGGAGACAGAGCGCGGGTTTGAGGAGCTGCCCCTCTGCAGCTGCCGCATGGAGGCCCCCAAGATAGACCGCATCAGCGAGAGAGCGGGGCACAAGTGCATGGCCACGGAGAGTGTGGATGGAGAG CTGTCCGGCTGCAATGCTGCCATCCTCAAGCGGGAGACCATGAGACCGTCCAGCCGTGTGGCCCTGATGGTGCTCTGTGAGACCCACCGCGCGCGCATGGTCAAACATCACTGCTGCCCTGGCTGTGGCTACTTCTGCACGGCG GGCACCTTCCTGGAGTGTCACCCCGACTTCCGTGTGGCCCACCGCTTCCACAAGGCCTGTGTGTCCCAGCTGAACGGAATGGTCTTCTGTCCTCACTGTGGGGAGGATGCATCTGAGGCCCAGGAGGTGACCATCCCTCGGGGGGATGGGGTGACCCCACCGGCTGGCACtgcagcccccgcccccccacccctggcccaggATGCCCCCGGGAGAGCGGACACTTCCCAGCCCAG TGCCCGGATGCGTGGGCAGGGGGAGCCTCGGCGTCCGCCCTGCGACCCTCTGGCCGACACCATCGACAGCTCGGGGCCCTCCCTAACCCTGCCCAACGGGGGCTGCCTCTCAGCTGTAGGGCTGCCACCAGGGCCAGGCCGGGAGGCCCTGGAGAAGGCCCTGGTCATCCAGGAGTCGGAGAG GCGGAAGAAGCTCCGGTTCCACCCCCGGCAGTTGTACCTGTCCGTAAAGCAAGGGGAGCTGCAGAAGGTGATCCTGATGCTGT TGGACAACCTGGACCCCAACTTCCAGAGTGACCAGCAGAGCAAGCGCACACCCCTGCACGCGGCTGCCCAGAAGGGCTCTGTGGAGATCTGCCATGTGTTGCTGCAG GCTGGAGCCAACATCAATGCCGTGGACAAGCAGCAGCGGACGCCACTGATGGAGGCCGTGGTGAACAACCACCTGGACGTGGCTCGCTACATGGTGCAGCGCGGGGGCTGTGTCTACAGCAAG GAGGAAGACGGCTCCACCTGCCTCCACCACGCAGCCAAAATTGGGAACCTGGAGATGGTCAGCCTGCTGCTGAGCACGGGACAGGTGGACGTCAATGCCCAG gacAGCGGCGGGTGGACCCCCATCATCTGGGCTGCAGAGCACAAGCACATAGAAGTGATCCGCATGCTTCTGACACGGGGCGCGGATGTCACTCTCACCGACAAC GAGGAGAACATCTGCCTGCACTGGGCGTCCTTCACCGGCAGCGCCGCCATCGCCGAGGTCCTCCTGAACGCCCGCTGCGACCTCCACGCTGTCAACTACCATGGGGACACGCCCCTGCACATTGCGGCCCGGGAGAGCTACCACGACTGCGTGCT GTTGTTCTTGTCACGCGGGGCGAACCCTGAGCTGCGGAACAAGGAGGGGGACACGGCGTGGGACCTGACACCCGAGCGTTCCGACGTGTGGTTTGCCCTCCAGCTCAACCGCAAGCTCCGGCTCGGGGTGGGGAATCGGGCCATCCGCACAGAGAAGATCATCTGCCG GGATGTGGCTCGGGGCTATGAGAATGTCCCCATCCCCTGTGTCAACGGTGTGGACGGGGAGCCCTGCCCCGAGGATTACAAGTACATCTCGGAGAACTGCGAGACGTCCACCATGAACATTGACCGCAACATCACCCACCTGCAG CACTGCACGTGTGTGGATGACTGTTCCAGCTCCAACTGCCTGTGTGGCCAGCTCAGCATCCGCTGTTGGTATGACAAG GATGGGCGGCTACTCCAGGAATTTAATAAGATCGAGCCCCCACTGATTTTTGAGTGTAACCAGGCATGCTCCTGCTGGAGAAACTGTAAGAACCGAGTTGTGCAGAGCGGCATCAA ggTGCGACTGCAACTCTACCGAACAGCCAAGATGGGCTGGGGCGTCCGTGCCCTGCAGACCATTCCCCAGGGTACCTTCATTTGCGA GTATGTCGGAGAACTGATCTCTGATGCCGAGGCTGATGTGAGAGAGGACGATTCTTATCTCTTCGACTTAGACAACAAG GATGGAGAGGTGTACTGCATCGATGCCCGTTACTACGGCAACATCAGCCGCTTCATCAACCACTTGTGTGACCCCAACATCATCCCCGTCCGGGTCTTCATGCTGCACCAAGACCTGAGATTTCCACGCATCGCCTTCTTCAGTTCCCGAGATATCCGGGCCGGGGAGGAGCTGGG GTTTGACTATGGTGACCGCTTCTGGGACATCAAAAGCAAGTACTTCACCTGCCAGTGTGGCTCTGAGAAGTGCAAGCACTCGGCTGAAGCCATTGCCCTGGAGCAGAGCCGCCTGGCCCGCCTGGACCCACACCCCGAGCTGCTGCCTGAGCTCAGCTCCCTGCCCCCTGTCAACCCGTGA